The Planococcus halocryophilus nucleotide sequence ACTCGGCATAGCCGTTGAGACAATTGTAGCTTCGACAGCACTGACAAACATCGTCAACATGACGGCAGCCAAAACTAACGGCCTTTTTGTTTTTTCCATTAAACAAACCTCTTTTCAACTCGGTATAAGAAAAACAAAAGCGCCTTTATAGATTTTATGAGCAGAAGCCAAGTTGACTTATACTTCTAGAATCTGGGCGCCAGAGTTTGAACATTTATAAGTAGTAAGATCTATCTTCTATTAAGCATAAAAAAGGCCTCTAAGACGAGACCTTCTCTACATTTATTTTTTCAATTGATAAAGTTGTTTTTTTAATTGCTTTAATACGACACGCCGCGTCAAGATTCCCATAAACATTTCTTCATCATCTACAATGCAAAGGAAGTTTTGGTTAATGACCATATCTAGCGCTTTTTGAAACCGTTCATTAATGTGGATCAAAGGAAGATCTTTTTCCATGATTTCTTCCACGCGGATATCAGAAAGCCGTTCGTATTCTATATGGTCTAAACCGAGAATTGCGTCAGTTATTCGTTGTGCATTAATCAGGCCGCGAAAGCGATATTTTGAATCTAGAACCGGTATAGCCGAGTAACCAGTCTTTGTCAAAACAAGTAATGCATGTTCTGCACTATTACCGACTTGAACATGTGCAACTTTCTCGGAAGAGATGATATAGTCTTCAATCGGTGTATCAAGAAAATCTTTGCTTGGTAATGAAATCATGTACTCTACTCCTTTTACAACGCCTGTACTAAATGCCACCGTTTAGGTTCATCATAACACATCAGCATGTTTGAAACTATTTAATTCCCCTTATAAATTACTTAAAAAGGAAATTTATTTAACCATTGTCCACCGTCCAAAGTGACGATTTCACCATTCATATACGAGGCTTTTTCAGACATGATAAATGCGGCAAGTTCCGCCACTTCTTCAGGCTTGCCTAGTCTCCCTAACGGAATCGATTCTAATGTCCGTTTCGCTGCTTTTTCAGATTCCCACAGCTTTTCAGCCCCACCTGTCCGTTCAATTGGCCCAGGAGCAATTCCGTTTACCCGAATCCCAAACTGTGTCCCCCATTCAACTGCAAGTGTTCGAGTCAAAGACATGACGCCTGCTTTAGCCGCTGCTGAGTGAGCAACTCCAGCACCAGCATTCCAAGCATATGTGGCAAGCATATTGATGATATTGCCTTTTGTGCCGTTTTCAATCCAATAATTTCCGACCGCATGAGAACAGAAAAATGTACCGTTCAAAACGATATCAATTACCGATTTCC carries:
- the cbpB gene encoding cyclic-di-AMP-binding protein CbpB, whose translation is MISLPSKDFLDTPIEDYIISSEKVAHVQVGNSAEHALLVLTKTGYSAIPVLDSKYRFRGLINAQRITDAILGLDHIEYERLSDIRVEEIMEKDLPLIHINERFQKALDMVINQNFLCIVDDEEMFMGILTRRVVLKQLKKQLYQLKK
- the fadH gene encoding 2,4-dienoyl-CoA reductase; this encodes MFTDQTIIVTGGSSGMGLHMAKKFASEGANVVITGRDMEKLNEAVKAISGERGSVEVFQMDVREPEHAKAMVKFAHDKFGRVDGLVNNAAGNFIVHAEKLSPNGWKSVIDIVLNGTFFCSHAVGNYWIENGTKGNIINMLATYAWNAGAGVAHSAAAKAGVMSLTRTLAVEWGTQFGIRVNGIAPGPIERTGGAEKLWESEKAAKRTLESIPLGRLGKPEEVAELAAFIMSEKASYMNGEIVTLDGGQWLNKFPF